Proteins encoded in a region of the Sphingomonas japonica genome:
- a CDS encoding demethoxyubiquinone hydroxylase family protein, with protein MARWRPGDRREPTTAMIRVDQAGEYGATRIYAGQLAIMGDHVPMARAIAGMAEQEERHRAFFDRMIAERGVRPTVLQPFWDVAGFALGAVTAAIGPRAAMACTVAVETEIDLHYQQQLDALGEDDPELSAAVLDFQAEELEHKQAALDHGAEQAIGYPVMSALIRAGCRVAIAASKRI; from the coding sequence ATGGCACGATGGCGACCCGGCGACCGGCGCGAGCCGACCACGGCGATGATCCGCGTCGACCAGGCCGGAGAATATGGCGCGACGCGCATCTATGCCGGGCAATTGGCGATCATGGGCGATCATGTGCCGATGGCGCGTGCGATCGCCGGGATGGCCGAGCAGGAAGAACGCCACCGCGCCTTCTTTGACCGCATGATCGCCGAACGCGGGGTGCGGCCGACGGTACTGCAGCCTTTCTGGGACGTCGCGGGCTTTGCGCTTGGGGCAGTGACCGCGGCGATCGGACCCCGCGCGGCGATGGCATGCACCGTCGCGGTCGAGACCGAGATCGACCTGCATTATCAGCAGCAGCTCGATGCGCTGGGCGAGGATGATCCCGAGCTGAGTGCCGCGGTGCTGGATTTTCAGGCCGAGGAGCTGGAGCACAAACAGGCGGCGCTCGACCACGGCGCCGAGCAGGCGATCGGCTATCCGGTGATGTCGGCGCTGATCCGCGCCGGATGCCGCGTTGCGATTGCCGCGTCGAAACGGATTTGA
- a CDS encoding disulfide bond formation protein B — protein MRGPGLIAARWLALLLPLALIAGALGSQYLGGLYPCEMCHWQRWPHYGAIAAALLAFFVPQTNNRVALVVLAALLIALSGAIGVFHAGVEYRWWDGITGCSAAPSSGSGDLLADIMAAPLTRCDVPQWTFAGISLAGFNALFSLGGAVAILALLKRKAG, from the coding sequence GTGCGTGGACCCGGCCTGATCGCGGCGCGCTGGCTGGCGCTGCTGCTGCCGCTCGCGCTGATCGCGGGGGCGCTCGGCTCGCAATATCTGGGCGGGCTGTACCCGTGCGAGATGTGCCATTGGCAGCGCTGGCCGCATTATGGCGCCATCGCGGCGGCGCTGCTGGCGTTCTTCGTGCCGCAGACCAACAATCGCGTCGCGCTGGTGGTGCTTGCGGCGCTGCTGATCGCGCTGTCGGGAGCGATCGGCGTGTTCCATGCCGGGGTCGAATATCGCTGGTGGGATGGCATCACCGGCTGTTCGGCCGCGCCTTCGTCGGGTTCGGGCGACCTGCTCGCCGACATCATGGCCGCGCCGCTGACGCGCTGCGACGTGCCGCAATGGACCTTTGCGGGAATTTCGCTCGCCGGGTTCAACGCGCTCTTTTCGCTGGGCGGTGCCGTCGCCATCTTGGCGCTGTTGAAGCGAAAGGCGGGCTGA
- a CDS encoding S41 family peptidase, with product MARPLLQATAIASAMALVPIATAAMAQVDTDSYRELDVFMDVYNRVKAEYVEPVEDKKLVEGAIQGMLAALDPHSSYVNALDFENMRIQTEGNYGGLGLTVTQEDGAVKVIAPTEDTPADRAGVKAGDYITHIDGKLIFGETLDAAITEMRGEPGTKVSLTLVRPGQDKPIDVTMMREIIVQKPVKWEVKDGIGIVNINTFSASTGADTRAAMMAIEKSLGKKPLGYIVDLRNNGGGLLNQAIEVSDVFLERGEIVSQRGRAKGDIERYYARPGDLANGLPIVVLVDSGTASASEIVAGAIQDHHRGLVMGERTFGKGSVQTLLQLGPESALRLTTARYYTPSGKSVQEGGIEPDLVVPQISDPDYKDRPVFREADLRRHLINEAKVDDRTLEEDDKTDPRFAATAEQLKKQGIEDFQLHYALKTIGRLGTGPQLAQAKPAATRSAR from the coding sequence ATGGCCCGTCCGCTGCTCCAGGCAACCGCGATCGCATCGGCGATGGCGCTCGTTCCGATCGCGACCGCGGCGATGGCGCAGGTCGATACCGACAGCTATCGCGAGCTCGACGTGTTCATGGACGTCTACAACCGCGTCAAAGCCGAATATGTCGAACCGGTCGAGGACAAGAAGCTGGTCGAAGGCGCGATCCAGGGGATGCTGGCGGCGCTCGATCCGCACAGCTCCTATGTCAATGCGCTCGATTTCGAGAATATGCGCATCCAGACCGAGGGCAATTACGGCGGCCTGGGCCTGACGGTCACGCAGGAAGACGGTGCGGTCAAGGTGATCGCTCCGACCGAGGATACCCCGGCCGATCGCGCCGGGGTCAAGGCCGGCGACTATATCACGCACATCGACGGCAAGCTGATCTTCGGCGAGACGCTGGATGCGGCGATTACCGAGATGCGCGGCGAACCGGGGACCAAGGTATCGCTGACGCTGGTGCGTCCGGGTCAGGACAAGCCGATCGACGTCACGATGATGCGCGAGATCATCGTGCAGAAGCCGGTCAAGTGGGAAGTCAAGGACGGCATCGGCATCGTCAACATCAACACCTTCTCGGCATCGACCGGCGCCGACACCCGCGCGGCGATGATGGCGATCGAGAAATCGCTCGGCAAGAAGCCGCTCGGCTATATCGTCGATCTGCGCAACAATGGCGGCGGGCTGCTCAACCAGGCGATCGAGGTGTCGGACGTGTTCCTCGAACGCGGCGAGATCGTATCGCAGCGCGGCCGTGCCAAGGGCGATATCGAGCGCTATTACGCCCGTCCCGGCGATCTGGCGAACGGCCTGCCGATCGTCGTGCTCGTCGATTCGGGGACGGCATCGGCGTCGGAGATCGTCGCCGGCGCGATCCAGGATCATCATCGCGGACTGGTGATGGGCGAACGCACGTTCGGCAAGGGATCGGTGCAGACGCTGCTCCAGCTCGGGCCGGAAAGCGCGCTCCGCCTCACCACCGCGCGCTACTACACGCCGTCCGGCAAGTCGGTGCAGGAAGGCGGGATCGAACCCGATTTGGTCGTGCCGCAGATTTCCGACCCTGACTACAAGGACCGGCCGGTGTTCCGCGAGGCCGATCTGCGCCGCCATCTGATCAACGAGGCTAAGGTCGACGACCGTACGCTTGAGGAGGATGACAAGACCGACCCGCGCTTTGCCGCCACCGCCGAGCAGCTCAAGAAGCAGGGAATCGAGGATTTCCAGCTGCATTATGCGCTGAAGACGATCGGCCGGCTTGGCACCGGGCCGCAACTGGCGCAGGCGAAGCCTGCTGCCACTCGCTCGGCGCGCTGA
- a CDS encoding murein hydrolase activator EnvC family protein — protein sequence MRAVRILVLAGAATLLLTAQADPSAADRARLAEARRAQAAALQRARALEAGAERARDAAARARVTQAAVAARVTAAQAETAAAEASVALIERRLAFERSRLAERQAPTLRLVAALQALARRPAIAAIAQPGSTADLVHVRAALASVVPVVAARSAELRRAVERADRLRIEASGAARALADGRAALERERIALVRAESESRLRSVALERTALVESDRALALGEDARDIVDQMELAGIAADTRASLERLDGPLPRPGARGVEVQGEAPYRLPVAGQLVTGLGEVSDNGVRARGLTVATWPGAIVVAPAAGRVVFARAFRSYGGVVILAHGDGWSSLVSGLERASVERGDRVAAGDPIGRAPAGAAPRITTELRRRGVPIDLVALLR from the coding sequence ATGCGCGCCGTCCGCATTCTCGTTTTGGCAGGCGCCGCGACGCTGCTGCTGACCGCGCAGGCGGACCCATCGGCGGCGGATCGTGCGCGGCTTGCCGAGGCGCGGCGCGCTCAGGCGGCGGCGCTCCAACGCGCGCGAGCGCTCGAGGCGGGGGCGGAGCGGGCGCGTGACGCGGCCGCGCGCGCACGGGTCACGCAGGCGGCAGTCGCGGCGCGGGTGACGGCGGCGCAAGCGGAGACCGCCGCGGCGGAGGCAAGTGTCGCGTTGATCGAGCGCCGCCTGGCCTTCGAACGCAGCCGCCTGGCGGAGCGGCAGGCGCCGACGCTGCGGCTGGTCGCGGCGCTGCAGGCGCTGGCCCGGCGTCCGGCGATCGCCGCGATCGCGCAGCCGGGATCGACCGCCGATCTGGTGCATGTCCGTGCGGCGCTGGCCAGCGTCGTGCCGGTGGTCGCGGCGCGTTCGGCCGAGCTGCGCCGGGCAGTCGAGCGCGCGGACCGGCTGCGCATCGAGGCGAGCGGCGCGGCGCGGGCGCTGGCCGATGGGCGCGCCGCGCTCGAACGCGAACGAATCGCGCTCGTCCGCGCCGAGTCCGAAAGCCGGCTGCGCTCGGTCGCGCTGGAACGCACTGCACTGGTCGAGTCGGATAGGGCGCTGGCGCTGGGGGAGGATGCGCGCGACATCGTCGATCAGATGGAACTGGCGGGGATCGCCGCCGACACCCGCGCTTCGCTCGAGCGGTTGGACGGGCCGCTGCCGCGGCCGGGCGCGCGCGGCGTCGAAGTGCAAGGAGAAGCGCCGTATCGCCTGCCGGTCGCGGGCCAGCTCGTCACCGGGCTCGGCGAGGTGTCGGACAATGGCGTGCGCGCACGCGGGCTGACGGTGGCGACCTGGCCGGGGGCGATAGTGGTCGCGCCGGCGGCGGGTCGCGTCGTCTTCGCCCGCGCGTTTCGAAGCTATGGCGGCGTCGTCATCCTGGCGCATGGCGACGGATGGAGCAGCCTGGTGAGCGGGCTCGAGCGGGCCAGCGTGGAGCGCGGCGATCGCGTAGCCGCGGGCGATCCGATCGGCCGAGCGCCGGCCGGCGCTGCGCCGCGCATCACCACCGAGCTGCGGCGGCGCGGCGTCCCGATCGACCTGGTGGCGCTGCTGCGCTGA
- a CDS encoding 23S rRNA (pseudouridine(1915)-N(3))-methyltransferase RlmH: protein MLLHIVARGRIGRGPEAELIDRYLKRIAWNTRITELPDQGGRMPPYAAETRRVLLDETGRDLSSKAFADILGRWRDDGVREARFLIGAADGFGDADRAEADLLIAFGRLTWPHLLARAMLAEQLFRATSILANHPYHREG from the coding sequence GTGCTGCTGCATATCGTCGCGCGCGGGCGGATCGGGCGCGGGCCTGAAGCCGAACTGATCGACCGCTATCTCAAGCGGATCGCCTGGAACACGCGCATCACCGAACTGCCCGATCAGGGCGGCCGGATGCCGCCCTACGCCGCGGAGACCCGCCGGGTCCTGCTCGATGAAACGGGACGCGACCTTTCGTCGAAGGCCTTTGCCGATATTCTCGGGCGCTGGCGCGACGATGGCGTGCGCGAGGCGCGCTTCCTGATCGGCGCCGCCGACGGGTTCGGCGATGCCGACCGTGCGGAGGCCGATCTTCTGATCGCATTCGGGCGGCTGACCTGGCCGCATCTGCTGGCGCGCGCGATGCTGGCCGAGCAGCTGTTTCGCGCCACCAGCATCCTTGCCAACCACCCCTATCATCGCGAGGGGTGA
- the rsfS gene encoding ribosome silencing factor → MATSSAAYRSSDPQGAEALHQLVLTSLDADQAEETVSIPLAGKSSIADYMVVASGRSTRQVASMATKLAEKIKAEFGRPARIEGLPGADWVLIDAGDVIVHLFRPEVRSFYNLERMWAFGDDAPPQTH, encoded by the coding sequence TTGGCCACATCCTCCGCTGCGTACCGCTCGTCCGACCCGCAAGGGGCCGAGGCGCTGCATCAGCTCGTCCTGACCTCGCTCGACGCCGACCAGGCCGAAGAGACGGTGTCGATCCCGCTCGCCGGCAAATCGAGCATCGCCGATTACATGGTGGTGGCATCGGGACGATCGACCCGGCAGGTGGCATCGATGGCGACCAAGCTGGCTGAGAAGATCAAGGCCGAATTCGGCCGACCGGCGCGGATCGAGGGGCTGCCCGGCGCGGACTGGGTGCTGATCGATGCCGGCGACGTGATCGTCCATCTGTTCCGTCCCGAAGTGCGCAGCTTCTACAATCTCGAGAGGATGTGGGCGTTCGGAGACGACGCGCCGCCCCAGACTCACTGA
- a CDS encoding nicotinate-nucleotide adenylyltransferase, which translates to MIRIGLLGGSFNPAHRGHRAISLAALSALGLDEVWWLVSPGNPLKQGAADMAPFAARMASAQAMARHAPIRPTAIERRLGTRYTVDTLRKLVALRPKHDFIWLMGADNLAQFDQWKGWRDIARTMPIAVIARPGYEGDARASPAMSWLRRHVRPAGQAKNWTKWRLPALVLLRFRLDPTSATRLRAADPAWHRRFAPPRPQPAQPQS; encoded by the coding sequence TTGATTCGCATCGGGCTGCTCGGCGGATCGTTCAATCCGGCGCATCGCGGGCATCGCGCGATCTCGCTTGCGGCGCTGAGTGCGCTCGGGCTCGACGAAGTGTGGTGGCTGGTGTCGCCAGGCAATCCGCTCAAACAAGGTGCCGCCGATATGGCGCCCTTTGCGGCGCGAATGGCGTCGGCTCAGGCAATGGCGCGGCATGCACCGATCCGCCCCACCGCGATCGAGCGGCGGCTGGGGACGCGCTATACCGTCGATACGCTGCGCAAGCTGGTCGCGTTGCGCCCCAAGCACGACTTCATCTGGTTGATGGGCGCCGATAATCTGGCCCAGTTCGATCAGTGGAAAGGCTGGCGCGACATCGCGCGCACCATGCCGATTGCGGTGATCGCGCGTCCGGGCTATGAAGGGGATGCTCGCGCAAGTCCTGCGATGAGTTGGCTGCGACGGCATGTGCGCCCCGCAGGCCAGGCGAAGAACTGGACCAAGTGGAGATTGCCGGCCCTCGTGCTGCTGCGCTTCCGCCTCGATCCGACTTCGGCGACACGCTTGCGCGCCGCCGACCCAGCCTGGCACCGGCGTTTCGCGCCGCCCCGCCCGCAACCCGCACAGCCCCAGTCCTAG
- a CDS encoding glutamate-5-semialdehyde dehydrogenase has protein sequence MMEFDLAPMCVAARAAAGQLAAMPTARKADGLRAAADMVRNRAAAILEANAQDMARAEQGGLTDALLDRLRLDTGRIDAMAQGIEAVAALADPVGQRIDRSERPNGLVLDRVRVPIGVIGIIFESRPNVTADAAALCVMAGNAAILRGGSEARASNAAIHLAFVTGLESAGLPRDAVQLVPTTDRAAVGAMLAAAGAIDLIVPRGGKSLVARVQADARVPVLAHLDGICHSYVDAAADPARARAIVVDAKLRRTGICGATETLLIDRALPDPYTIVAALLEAGCELRGDADAQAIDARIGVATAQDWDTEYLAPILSVAMVDGVGGAIAHIARHSSHHTDAIVTEDAATAERFLTDVDSAIVMWNASTQFADGGEFGLGAEIGIATGRLHARGPVALEGLTTYKWLVRGTGQVRG, from the coding sequence ATGATGGAGTTCGATCTCGCCCCGATGTGCGTGGCGGCCCGCGCCGCCGCCGGCCAGCTTGCCGCGATGCCGACCGCGCGCAAGGCGGACGGACTGCGCGCCGCTGCCGACATGGTTCGCAATCGCGCCGCCGCGATCCTGGAGGCGAACGCGCAGGACATGGCACGCGCCGAGCAGGGGGGATTGACCGACGCATTGCTCGACCGCCTGCGGCTCGACACGGGGCGCATCGATGCGATGGCGCAGGGAATCGAGGCGGTTGCGGCGCTTGCCGATCCGGTCGGACAGCGCATTGATCGCTCCGAGCGCCCCAATGGGCTGGTGCTCGACCGCGTCCGCGTGCCGATCGGGGTGATCGGGATCATCTTCGAAAGCCGGCCAAACGTCACCGCCGATGCAGCGGCCCTGTGCGTGATGGCGGGCAACGCCGCGATCCTGCGCGGAGGATCGGAAGCGCGGGCAAGCAACGCCGCGATCCATTTAGCCTTCGTAACCGGGCTGGAGAGCGCGGGGTTGCCGCGCGATGCGGTGCAGCTGGTGCCGACCACCGATCGCGCGGCGGTGGGCGCGATGCTGGCTGCGGCGGGCGCGATCGACCTGATCGTGCCGCGCGGGGGCAAGTCGCTGGTCGCGCGGGTTCAGGCCGATGCCCGCGTGCCGGTGCTCGCGCATCTCGACGGCATCTGCCACAGCTATGTCGATGCCGCCGCCGACCCCGCCAGGGCGCGTGCGATCGTCGTCGATGCCAAGCTGCGGCGCACCGGCATTTGCGGTGCGACCGAAACGCTGCTGATCGATCGCGCCTTGCCCGATCCGTATACGATCGTAGCGGCGTTGCTCGAGGCCGGCTGCGAGCTGCGCGGTGATGCCGACGCGCAGGCGATCGATGCGCGTATCGGAGTGGCGACGGCACAGGATTGGGACACCGAATATCTCGCGCCGATTCTGTCGGTGGCGATGGTCGATGGAGTGGGCGGCGCGATCGCGCATATTGCGCGCCACAGTTCGCATCATACCGATGCCATCGTCACCGAAGATGCCGCCACCGCCGAACGCTTCCTCACCGACGTCGACTCGGCGATCGTGATGTGGAACGCATCGACCCAGTTCGCCGATGGCGGCGAGTTCGGGCTGGGCGCGGAAATCGGCATCGCCACCGGCCGCCTCCACGCCCGCGGCCCGGTCGCGCTCGAGGGGCTGACCACATATAAATGGCTGGTGCGCGGAACCGGACAGGTGCGTGGATAA